The Corallococcus silvisoli genome contains the following window.
CAGGTCCACGTAGACGAGCGGATCCCACGCGTTGAGGTACTGGAGCAGCAGCACCATCTCCGGCGCGTCCGCCTTCACGTAGTCGCGGTTGAGGTTGAGGTTGCGCGCGGTGGTGCGGAAGCCCATCTCCTCCGGGCCCACCTGGTTGGGGCGGTGGTTGGGGCTGAAGCGCTCATGTCCGTCCACGTTGAAGACGGGCACGAAGACGGCGGTGACGCCCTTGAGCACGTCCGGCAGCGCCTTGCCCTGGAGCGCGTCGCGCAAGAGCCAGTAGCCGGCGTCCTTGCCGTCGATCTCGCCCGCGTGGATGCCGCCCTGGAAGAACACCACGGGGCGCTTCTTCCCGCGCGCGGCGTCGGCGGTGAGGGTGCCGTCCTGGCTCACGACGAGCGCCACCAGCGGGCGCCCCTCCGGGGACACGCCCAGCGTGTCGCAGCGGGCCTTGCCGGGGAACGCCTTGGGGAAGGCGCGGCAGAGCGCCTCCGCCTCGGCGTAGCGGCCGGTGCGCGTCCAGCCGCTCTGCTCGGACGTGGAGGTGAGGGGTGGGGCCTGCGTGAGGATCAGGGCGGTGAGCGTGGGCAGGAGCATGGCTCTGCTTGAGACCACAAGCCCCGCCAGCGCTCAACCGTGGCGCACGGTGTGTGTACCTCCCACGGGCAACACGTGCACGCGGTCGCGCGGCCAGCCCCGGCGCACCCACTCCGCGTCCAGGCGGGCGGGAGGCTCGTCGAGCGGCTCGTCGGTGAGCTTGAACGTGCCCCAGTGCATGGCGAAGAAGGCGAGCGCGCCCAGGTCCTCGAAGGCCTGCACCGCCTCCTCCGGGTTCATGTGCTGGAAGCGCATGAACCACGCCGGGTCGTAGGCGCCAATGGGCAGCAGCGCCGCGTCCAGGTGGGGGAAGCGCGCGCCAATCTCCTTGAAGCCCTGGAAGTAGGCGGTGTCGCCGGAGTGGTAGACGCGCGCGCTGGAGCCCTCCACCACGAAGCCCCCCCAGAGCATCTGGTTCGCGTCGTTCAGGCCCCGGCGGCTCCAGTGCTGGGACGGCACGTAGTGCACGCGCACCGGGCCCACCTGCGTGGACTCCCACCAGTCCAGCTCGTGGAAGGGAAGGCCCTCGCCCTGGAACACCGGCGCGTGGCCCAGGCCGGTGATGACGCGGGCGCCCACCTGCTTGAGCGTGGGCAGGTCCAGGTGGTCGTAGTGGTTGTGGGACACGAGGCTCGCGTCGATGGGCGGCAGCTTCTCCGCCGGCACGCCAGGCGGCACGTTGCGCCGGATGACGACGTTGATGGCGTCGCGC
Protein-coding sequences here:
- a CDS encoding MBL fold metallo-hydrolase; amino-acid sequence: MTMRFKNLDGSGPHPFTNVFKWAVVDKLAGRRRKSPAHAAVPRVEPDLAVLATPPAPGEGARLTWLGHASWLVQLDGVSLLIDPVLRDAINVVIRRNVPPGVPAEKLPPIDASLVSHNHYDHLDLPTLKQVGARVITGLGHAPVFQGEGLPFHELDWWESTQVGPVRVHYVPSQHWSRRGLNDANQMLWGGFVVEGSSARVYHSGDTAYFQGFKEIGARFPHLDAALLPIGAYDPAWFMRFQHMNPEEAVQAFEDLGALAFFAMHWGTFKLTDEPLDEPPARLDAEWVRRGWPRDRVHVLPVGGTHTVRHG